TGGCCGTGCGCGCGGCGATCGAGGCGGCGGGCGCGCGGCTCCTGTTCCTCCCGCCCTACTCGCCGGATTTCAATCCGATCGAGATGGCATTCTCGAAGTTGAAGGCGCGGCTGCGTAAGGCCGCCGAGCGCACGCGCGAAGGGCTCTGGACCACAATCGGGCGGCTCGTCGATGCCGTCACGCCCGACGAGGCCGCAAACTTCTTCGTCGCGGCAGGATACGACCCCGATTAAACCGAAACCGCTCTAGTGTCGACATCCATTCCGCCGATCAGCGTGATTGCGAATGTGGGCTGCCTCGGAAGTGTTCGTCGACAGGCCTGCTGGCGGCAGCGTCGACCAATCCAATTGCACCGGAACGGCGCTAGCTGCTGCGCCTCGGTTCGTATGTCCGCGACATTTCGCCTGCCTCGCCGGATCGTCGTTTTGCCATATTGGCTGAGGATATCTCACATATTGGTCGGCGATTCGGCAGCACGAAAACAATAGAGGTGAGATTTGAGCGATCCCCAAATGACTCCCTCTGAGTTGGAAGACTATTTTCTCTCCCTAGTCAATCAGGAACGAGCAGCTGCAGGCGTTAAGACCCTTACTTTTGACGGCGAACTCTTGGCGGCAGCCGACAATCACTCAGCTTGGATGGACCAGACCGACACATTCAGCCACACGGGCGTGAACGGGTCGAGTCCGGCGGATCGCATAGCAGCAGCCGGCTATGGCTATGAGAATTGGGGCGAGAACATCGCATACGCGTCCGGTGGCATGGACAAGGCTACCGTGGACGCGCTCAATCGAGCGCTGATGAATTCACCCGAGCATCGTGAAAACCTGTTGAGCCCGAACTTCGATCAGGTCGGCATTGGCCTGCATCTTGGCAATATAGGTGGCTACGAGAACGTTGTCTTCGTCACTGAAGATTTTGCCTCGCCCAACGCGCAGGAGCGGGCGGAGCTTGGCAATGGAGCAACGGGCAGCACGGGTCTGACGGGCTCGACCGGCACCACCGGATCGACCGGCACCACTGGCTCGACGGGTTCGACCGGCGCCACCGGCAGCACAGGTCCGACCGGATCGACGGGTTCGACCGGCAGCACGGGCAGCACTGGCTCGACGGGTTCGACCGGCACCACCGGCAGCACAGGCACCACCGGATCGACGGGTTCGACCGGCGCCACCGGCAGCACGGGCACCACCGGATCGACGGGTTCGACCGGCGCCACGGGCGGCACCGGCACCACCGGTTCGACGGGCGCCACCGGAACCCGCGATCCGGACGAACACGGCAACGACAGCCATGGACATCGCCACGGTCATCGCCACGGCCACAGCGACGACGGTCATGGTCACAGTCATCGCCGCGGCAAAGGCGGCAGCAGCGGCCGGGGCGACGACCGAGGCGACGGAGCGACGGGCGGTGCTGGGGCTGCCATTGATCGGGGCTCCGTCAATCCCGGGATGAATCCGGTCTTCGCACAGGCGCCCCATGGTTCTAGCGTATCGAACGCGGATGTTCTGAGATCGTTGGGAGACCTGGTTAGCAGGCTGAGCAGCAACGGTTCGGTGAGCGGCCTGCTGAGCGATCCAACGGCTCAGAAGAACATCCTGACACTCATGAACGCGTTCCGGCTCGGCGGAGGCGAAGGCTCGACCGACCTGACAGCTCAGACGGGCGCCTCGGTCGCGTCGTCCAGGATCACAGGTGGAAATGCGTCTTCTACCCAGCCCGCGCTGACCGAGCTGACCAACAACCTGGGCCGATCGTAGTCCCATTTAGCGGGCGCCCGCCCGGAAGTCTCACGAACCTGAGGCCGCAGCACGCCGCTGCGGCTTCTGTCATGTGGCAAGATCACCGCTTGGGAAGAAAAAATCGGAACTGCCCACCGTCAACGCGAAGGTGTAAGCGGCGGTCGGTGGCTCGAAATCCTGGCTCATCGATGGACCGGACAACGGCACCGTCTCCACGGCTACGTCACCGACGTGCTTGCGCCCCTCCTCACGCCGGGCGAGATCGTCGTCTCAGGCAAGCTCCGGTGCCACAAGGACGAGGCCGGCTGCCGAGTCATTCGCGCGGCCGGAGCCCATCTCCTGTACCTGGCCACTCACAACCGCGACCTGAACCGGTTCGAGCAGCCCGTCTCCAAGCTGGAGTACCTCGCCTACCAGCTTGAGCCACGGATCATTGGCGGCTTGGCGACACGTCGGGAAGACCCCCGAGATCACCGCATCACACGAATGCGCAAGATCCGATCTCCGACGCATCACAGCGGGCCCTGCCGGTATGCTCGCTTCATGAGGGAGCCGGACGCTGCAGCTCAAGCGCAGGCGCGGAGCCGATGGTTTGGGCGCGAGCACTCCGTTCGCAAGTCGCCAAGCCGGCCAGAACGCGCCCCGAGACGGCCGGCCGAACGGCTGACGGGGCCTTCGTACCCAGTCCCTGCAACCTCCGCGCTATCAATCCCGACCGGATGGGGAGCCGGACGGACGCCAGGACGAGGATTGGACGGAGCAAACCCGCTTTGCGCCTGACGACCTGACTGCCGACGCCCAACCACCATCTCGACGTCGCATCGGCTCAATCCTGGCGTCCCACGTCCCGACACCATCTCCGCGCCCCTGAACGCTGGAAGCGGTGCACATCTGTCATCGCGTTCGAGCAGCATATGCCTGAGGAGATCGATCAGCATCCAGCACTGCCGCACTGCGGCATCGTCGACTGAAGTGGTCGAGCGGCTATCGGCGCCTGAACATTCTGAATCGGTCGGAGATGGTGCCCGACTCTCGTTACGGTTGACGCGTTCCGCATTTCCCGCATCTTGTGCCGCCAACCAGCCTCGAAGACAGCAGAAGCTGCGTTCTTATCGTGATCCTTGAGGCAGCTCTGCATGTGCCAAAGCAGTCCGATGGAGAAACTTGAACCTCGTGAATTCAGTTTGAAGACCTTCCTGGTCGCCTTGAGCGTCCCGCCGATGCTGTTCCTCGGGGCCGCACTGAGTAGTGCCTATCTTCGGAACGAGGCCGGCGCGAGTATTATTGCATGGTGTGCGACCTGCACGTTCCTGGCGGCGCTGCTTCGCACGCCGTCTCGCCTTTGGCTGCCTTTGATCTCGATCGCGGGATTGGGAGATTTTGTGGCTCATTGGTTGATGGGAACACCCCGCGCAGCGGTGCCAGGCATTGTCGTCGCCGACATTTTCGAAGTCCTATTTACTGCCGCCGCCTTCAAGCGACTTAACATCAAGTACCGATGGTACCTCTCCCTGAGATGCATAATTTTGCTGACTTTTGCCTGCCTGTCCGCATCATTACTGAGCACTTCGTTTGAGTTTGTTTGGATTGGCGTTTCCGTTCCTATCCACGATCAATCCCTCATAAAAGCCCGATCCATCACCGAAGCGCTTGATCTACTCGTGGCCCTGCCACTCGCCTCGAGCTGGACCGAAAGAAATCTTCTTCGCAGCCTGAACATCCAGCAATTTACGCAAACGTTTATTCTCACAATAGCGACAGCAACTGCCAGTTATTTCTTGCTCGCATCCGGCACGCCATTCCTGTTTCTGGCGATACCGCTTCTCCTTTTGGCGACACTCAGCGGCGGACTTCTTGGAAGCACAGCCGCCGTGTTCAGCTTATCCCTTGTCGTAAGGTGGTTTACGTTCGAAGGGTCTGGCCACATCAATTTGCCCGCTACGGCAGAAAGCGCCAAATTACTAGTTGTATACCATTTATTCACGCTAACAGCCCTTTTATCTGCTGTGCCTCTCGGCGTGCTCTTGGCTCGACTTGAGAATTCTGCCGAGCGGCTGCGCGAGGTTGGAATTACCGCAGATCGAGCTCGTCGAGACGCAGAGGCGGCGCGTGATAGAGCAGAGACTGCCGGTCGAGCGAAAGGCGAATTCCTCTCCGTCATGAGCCATGAGCTTAGAACGCCGATGACCGGGGTCCTAGGCTTGGTCGACCTCCTCTCGAAGGAACCTCTAACCGACGGGCAGAAAGTCTATCTTCATCACATCAAGCAGTCCGGTCAACATCTGCTGAATGTAATCAGCGACATCCTAGATTTTTCGAAGATCGACTCGGGAAAGTTAGAGATTGAGTCGACATCATTTTCCATAAAGTCTGTCTTCGAGGCAGTCTGTGCGACAGCGCAACCACTCTGTCACGCGAAGCACATAGATTTCGATTATAATTTCCCCGATACAGCGCCCGAATATGTGATGGGCGACCCCACCAGAACACAGCAGATTTTATTGAATCTGGTCGGCAACGCGATCAAATTTACCCATCATGGTGGCGTCAGGCTCATAGCCCAACACCGCCGTATCGATGCGGATACATTACGATTTCGTTTCGACGTTCACGACACCGGCATCGGCATCGATAAAGAAAAGAAATCGGAAATATTCAATGCCTTTACGCAAGAAGATAAGTCGACCGCCCGTCGGTATGGCGGCAGCGGGTTAGGTCTGGCCATTTGCAAACGCCTTGTCGTTGCGATGGATGGAGAGATCGATTTTATCAGCGTGCCTCGAAAGGGCAGTACATTTTGGTTCGAAATTCCATTCCAACAAATAAGTAATTCACTTATTCAATATTCTCAGGAAAGTAACAATCTTTCACTGCGGCCACTTCGAATTTTGATCGCTGAAGACGTAGATCTGAATCGCAGCATTATCGCTTCCATGCTGAGTTCAGACAAACATACGCTCGCCTTCGCGCGAAACGGGGCTGAGGCAGTCGATCTAGCCGCACAGCAGACGTTTGATCTAATATTGATGGACATCCAGATGCCTATTATGGATGGCGTCGAGGCAACTCGTCAGATCCGCAGCCGGGCCGGTCCGGTCCAGAACATTCCGATTATAGCGTTGACCGCGAATGTCTTCGAAAGTGAACGCCGCCGATATCTTGCGGCCGGCATAAACGCCTGTGTCGCCAAGCCGATCGATTGGAGCGTCCTCGACGAGACAATCTCGCGACTTACAGCCGGAAGCCAAGCGCTGCCGGTCATCGATGCACTGTCAACCACCTTCTCCGTCGATCGATCGAACATGCTTGAGCTAGAGAAGCTCGACCGATTGAAGGATAAACTCGGTCCAGATCTCGCGAATCTCCTTCGTGACGCTCTCGAGCACGCTGAACACGCCCGTGAGAAGATCGGCAGCCAGGACCTGACCGGACGCGAGAAAGCCGATGAAATGCATGCTTTGAAAGGAGCAGCCGGCATGCTCGGACTTTCAGCCCTGCAGCGCCTTGCGGAAGAGTTCGAGACTCAAGCGCGCGTGGACGATGGTGCGAGCGGGTCCGGATCCGCGCTTCGAGAAGTCATCCTCGAGACAGAGGCCGCGCTCATTCGGCATCGCTTCCTGGATGGCGCGAAGACGACCCAGTGAACCAGTTTTCGTTGAGCCCGCGAGATCAGGATCATGCCCTGTGCGTGAACCGACCGGTAATTACCCACGGGGTAGCTTGGTCGTCGGTTGAACGCCCGCGGCTGCGCTCCTGCCGAGCCAAGCTTGCCTCTTGCGCGGGTCGTCTCTTGCGCGGGGCGAATTTCGCTGATTCCTTCGTGGGANCGCAATTCTGAACCCGTGGCCCCTCTCCCGACCCCTGCTGACGCAGGGGCCACCCTCCCCCGCAGAGGGGGGAGGGAAAGACGCGGAACCGGTGTTTCTCGAAACGAATCCGCCGCATGCCCTACAGCACCCGCCGCGGATCGAGCGCATCCCGCAAACCGTCGCCGATGAAGTTGATCGACAGCACCGTCAGGAAGATCGCGCCGCCGGGAAACAGCGCCCAGTGCGGCGCGACGTCGAGGTGGTCCTTGGCGTCGAACAGGAGCCGCCCCCAGGTCGGGATGTCGGGCGGGAAGCCGAGCCCCAGGAAGGACAGGGTCGATTCCGCGATGATCGCCGCCGAGACCTCGATCGAGGCCGCCACGATCACCGGCCCCAGCGCGTTCGGCAGGATGTGGCGGCGCACGAGGTGCCCGGTCGTCGCCCCCTGCGAGCGGGCCGCCTCCACGAACTCCTTCTCGCGCAGGGACAGGAACTGCGCCCGCACCAGCCGGGCGACCGGCATCCAGCGCAGGCCCCCGATCACCGCGACGATCATCAGGAACACGCCGCCCTGGCTGCCGAACACGGCCTTCAGGCTGTCGCGGAACAGGTAGATCACGAGGAGCAGCAGCGGCAGCTGCGGCAGCGACAGGAACAGGTCGGTCAGCCACATCAGCACCGGGTCGAGGAACCGGCGCGACATGCCGGCGAGCGCGCCGACCAGCACCCCGATCAGGCTCGCCACCGCCATGGCGGCGAAGCCGACCGCGAGCGAGATCCGGCCGCCGTAGATCATCCGGGCGAGCAGGTCCTGGCCGAGATCGTCGGTGCCGAACGGGTGGTCCCAGGACGGGCCCTGGAGCTGGGCCGCGAAGTCGATGTCGTCGATGGCGACCGGCCAGAGCAGGCCGCCGAACACCACGCCGGCGACGAGGAGCGCCAGCACGCCGACGCTGGCGAGCGCCAGCCGGTGCCGCCGGAAGCGCCGCCACGTCTCCCGCCCCGGCGAGGCCGGCGCGCGGGCAGGGGCAATCGCCTCATCGGAGGGCGATGCGAGGGTCGAGCCAGCCATAGAGCAGGTCCGCGACGAGGTTGAACAGGATGACGAGGCCGGCGAACACGAAGGTCACCGCCATCACCACCGGCGTGTCGTTGGCGAGCATCGCGTCGATCAGCAGCGATCCGATGCCGGGAATGCGAAAAATCTGCTCGGTGACGATGGCGCCGCCGAACACCGCCGGGATCTGGAGGGCGACGAGCGTCACCACCGGGATCAGGGCGTTGCGGGCGATGTGCCGGCGGGTCACCGTGCCCTCGGTCAGGCCCTTGGCGCGGGCCGTGGTGACGTAGTCGAGCCGGGCGACATCCAGCGCCGAGGCGCGCACGTACCGGGTGTAGGAGGCGGCCTGGAAGAAGCCCAGCACCGCCACCGGCATGATCGCCTGCCGGACATTCGCCCAGAGCCAGGGCAGGCCGGAGCCCGGCAGGTCGGCCTGGTAGACGAAGGGCAGCCAGCCGAGCTTGATCGAGAACAGCAGGATGAACAGCAGGCCGGTGAAGAAGGTCGGCAGCGAGAAGCCCACGAAGGCCAGCGTGTTGGCGACCTGGTCGGCGAGCGAGTAGGGCCGGCGCGCCGCGTAGAGGCCCAC
The sequence above is drawn from the Methylobacterium mesophilicum SR1.6/6 genome and encodes:
- a CDS encoding ABC transporter permease; its protein translation is MAGSTLASPSDEAIAPARAPASPGRETWRRFRRHRLALASVGVLALLVAGVVFGGLLWPVAIDDIDFAAQLQGPSWDHPFGTDDLGQDLLARMIYGGRISLAVGFAAMAVASLIGVLVGALAGMSRRFLDPVLMWLTDLFLSLPQLPLLLLVIYLFRDSLKAVFGSQGGVFLMIVAVIGGLRWMPVARLVRAQFLSLREKEFVEAARSQGATTGHLVRRHILPNALGPVIVAASIEVSAAIIAESTLSFLGLGFPPDIPTWGRLLFDAKDHLDVAPHWALFPGGAIFLTVLSINFIGDGLRDALDPRRVL
- a CDS encoding ABC transporter permease: MGAYILRRLLIAIPSLLGISLILFTVLALAPGDPFGELASNPNVPPEVRAALRVKFGLDDPILTRYLHWLTAMLQGDWGFSFASRVNVDTLILQRLPTTLFVVGSSQVLALLIAVPVGLYAARRPYSLADQVANTLAFVGFSLPTFFTGLLFILLFSIKLGWLPFVYQADLPGSGLPWLWANVRQAIMPVAVLGFFQAASYTRYVRASALDVARLDYVTTARAKGLTEGTVTRRHIARNALIPVVTLVALQIPAVFGGAIVTEQIFRIPGIGSLLIDAMLANDTPVVMAVTFVFAGLVILFNLVADLLYGWLDPRIALR
- a CDS encoding hybrid sensor histidine kinase/response regulator is translated as MEKLEPREFSLKTFLVALSVPPMLFLGAALSSAYLRNEAGASIIAWCATCTFLAALLRTPSRLWLPLISIAGLGDFVAHWLMGTPRAAVPGIVVADIFEVLFTAAAFKRLNIKYRWYLSLRCIILLTFACLSASLLSTSFEFVWIGVSVPIHDQSLIKARSITEALDLLVALPLASSWTERNLLRSLNIQQFTQTFILTIATATASYFLLASGTPFLFLAIPLLLLATLSGGLLGSTAAVFSLSLVVRWFTFEGSGHINLPATAESAKLLVVYHLFTLTALLSAVPLGVLLARLENSAERLREVGITADRARRDAEAARDRAETAGRAKGEFLSVMSHELRTPMTGVLGLVDLLSKEPLTDGQKVYLHHIKQSGQHLLNVISDILDFSKIDSGKLEIESTSFSIKSVFEAVCATAQPLCHAKHIDFDYNFPDTAPEYVMGDPTRTQQILLNLVGNAIKFTHHGGVRLIAQHRRIDADTLRFRFDVHDTGIGIDKEKKSEIFNAFTQEDKSTARRYGGSGLGLAICKRLVVAMDGEIDFISVPRKGSTFWFEIPFQQISNSLIQYSQESNNLSLRPLRILIAEDVDLNRSIIASMLSSDKHTLAFARNGAEAVDLAAQQTFDLILMDIQMPIMDGVEATRQIRSRAGPVQNIPIIALTANVFESERRRYLAAGINACVAKPIDWSVLDETISRLTAGSQALPVIDALSTTFSVDRSNMLELEKLDRLKDKLGPDLANLLRDALEHAEHAREKIGSQDLTGREKADEMHALKGAAGMLGLSALQRLAEEFETQARVDDGASGSGSALREVILETEAALIRHRFLDGAKTTQ
- a CDS encoding CAP domain-containing protein, producing MTPSELEDYFLSLVNQERAAAGVKTLTFDGELLAAADNHSAWMDQTDTFSHTGVNGSSPADRIAAAGYGYENWGENIAYASGGMDKATVDALNRALMNSPEHRENLLSPNFDQVGIGLHLGNIGGYENVVFVTEDFASPNAQERAELGNGATGSTGLTGSTGTTGSTGTTGSTGSTGATGSTGPTGSTGSTGSTGSTGSTGSTGTTGSTGTTGSTGSTGATGSTGTTGSTGSTGATGGTGTTGSTGATGTRDPDEHGNDSHGHRHGHRHGHSDDGHGHSHRRGKGGSSGRGDDRGDGATGGAGAAIDRGSVNPGMNPVFAQAPHGSSVSNADVLRSLGDLVSRLSSNGSVSGLLSDPTAQKNILTLMNAFRLGGGEGSTDLTAQTGASVASSRITGGNASSTQPALTELTNNLGRS